In Phocoena phocoena chromosome 19, mPhoPho1.1, whole genome shotgun sequence, a genomic segment contains:
- the AOC2 gene encoding amine oxidase [copper-containing] 2, translating to MNLKVVLVFLALSLITVFALAYVLLTSQRSSSQPPRCPSVSYSAQPWTHPGQSRLFADLSREELTAVMSFLTQKLGPGLVDAAQAQPSDNCVFSVELELPPKAAALAHLDRGSPPPAREALAIVFFGGQPQPNVTELLVGPLPHPSYLRDVTVERHGGPLPYHRRPVLGTESAQMWKHLKEVELPKAPVFLASVFNYNGSTLAALHATPRGLRSGDRATWIGLYHNISGVGIFLHPVGLELLLDHRALDPARWAVQQVFYLGHYYADLGQLEWEFKAGRLEVVRVPLPLPDGASSLRSRVSPGPLPPLQFSPQGSRYSVQGNLVASSLWTFTFGHGVFSGMRIFDVRFKGERVAYEVSVQECVSIYGADSPKTMMTRYLDSSYGLGHHSRGLVRGVDCPYQSTMVDIHVLVGKGAVQLLPGAVCVFEEAQGLPLRRHHSHLQSHFYGGLAGSALVVRSVSSVGNYDYIWDFVLHPNGALEGRVHATGYINTAFLSGGEESLLFGNRVGARVLGAVHTHAFHFKLDLDVAGLKNWVVAEDVVFKPVAAPWSPEHQLQRPQLTRQVLGREDLTAFFLGNPLPRYLYLASNQTNSWGHQRGYRIQIHSPLGIHMPLDSDMERALSWGRYQLVVTRRKEEESQSSSIYYQNDIWTPTTAFADFINNETLLGEDLVAWVTASFLHIPHAEDVPNTVTLGNKVGFLLRPYNFFDEDPSIFSPGSVYFEKGQDAGLCSVNHVACIPHLAACVPDLPPFSYQDL from the exons ATGAATCTCAAGGTAGTCCTCGTGTTCCTGGCACTGTCCCTCATTACCGTCTTTGCCCTGGCCTATGTCTTGCTGACCAGCCAACGTAGCTCCAGCCAGCCTCCCCGCTGCCCCTCTGTATCCTACAGTGCCCAGCCCTGGACACACCCTGGCCAGAGCCGGCTGTTTGCAGACCTGAGCCGAGAAGAGCTGACGGCTGTGATGAGCTTTCTGACCCAGAAGCTGGGGCCAGGCCTGGTGGATGCAGCTCAGGCCCAACCCTCAGACAACTGCGTCTTCTCGGTAGAGCTGGAGCTGCCCCCCAAGGCTGCAGCCCTGGCCCACCTGGACAGGGGGAGCCCCCCGCCTGCCCGGGAGGCACTGGCCATCGTCTTCTTTGGCGGACAACCCCAGCCCAATGTGACTGAGCTGCTGGTGGGGCCGCTGCCGCACCCCTCCTACCTGCGGGACGTGACTGTGGAGCGTCACGGGGGCCCCCTGCCCTATCACCGACGCCCCGTGCTGGGAACTGAGTCTGCCCAGATGTGGAAGCATTTGAAAGAGGTGGAGCTCCCCAAGGCACCAGTCTTCCTGGCTTCTGTCTTCAACTACAATGGTTCCACTTTGGCAGCTCTGCACGCCACCCCTCGTGGCTTGCGCTCAGGGGACCGTGCTACCTGGATAGGCCTCTACCATAACATCTCAGGTGTTGGGATTTTCCTTCACCCTGTGGGGCTCGAGCTGCTGCTGGACCACAGGGCCTTGGACCCTGCCCGCTGGGCTGTCCAGCAGGTCTTCTACCTTGGGCACTACTATGCAGACTTGGGTCAGCTGGAATGGGAGTTTAAGGCTGGCCGGCTGGAAGTGGTTAGAGTCCCTCTGCCCCTGCCAGATGGGGCCTCATCGCTGCGATCGCGGGTCTCCCCAGGTCCTCTTCCCCCTCTTCAGTTCTCACCTCAGGGCTCCCGGTACAGTGTGCAAGGGAACCTAGTGGCGTCCTCCCTTTGGACGTTTACCTTTGGCCATGGGGTGTTCAGTGGCATGAGGATTTTTGATGTTCGGTTCAAGGGTGAGCGAGTGGCCTATGAAGTCAGTGTCCAGGAGTGTGTTTCTATCTATGGTGCCGATTCACCCAAGACAATGATGACCCGATACCTGGATAGCAGCTATGGACTTGGCCATCACAGCCGGGGCTTGGTGCGGGGAGTGGACTGCCCCTATCAGTCTACCATGGTGGACATCCACGTATTAGTGGGCAAAGGGGCAGTCCAGCTGCTCccgggggctgtgtgtgtgtttgaggagGCCCAGGGACTACCCCTCCGCAGGCACCACAGTCACCTTCAGAGTCATTTCTATGGTGGTCTGGCTGGCTCGGCCCTTGTAGTCAGGTCTGTGTCCTCTGTAGGCAACTATGACTACATTTGGGACTTTGTATTGCACCCAAATGGGGCGCTTGAAGGGCGGGTCCATGCCACGGGCTACATCAACACAGCTTTCCTGAGCGGGGGCGAGGAGAGCCTCCTCTTTGGGAACCGCGTTGGGGCGAGAGTGCTGGGGGCGGTGCACACGCATGCCTTCCACTTCAAGCTGGACCTGGATGTGGCAG GGCTGAAAAACTGGGTGGTAGCTGAAGACGTGGTGTTTAAACCTGTGGCAGCCCCTTGGAGTCCGGAGCACCAACTGCAGCGCCCACAGCTGACTCGGCAGGTCCTGGGAAGGGAGGACCTGACAGCTTTTTTCTTGGGGAACCCCCTTCCCCGCTACCTTTACTTGGCTAGTAACCAGACTAATTCCTGGGGTCACCAGCGCGGGTACCGAATCCAGATCCACAGCCCTCTTGGCATACACATGCCCCTGGACAGCGACATGGAGAGGGCCCTCAgctgggggag ATACCAGCTTGTGGTGACccggaggaaggaggaggagtcaCAGAGCAGCAGCATCTATTACCAGAATGACATCTGGACACCCACTACAGCCTTTGCTGACTTCATCAACAATGAGACCCTGTTAGGAGAG GACCTGGTGGCTTGGGTTACAGCCAGCTTCCTGCACATCCCTCACGCTGAGGATGTCCCCAACACAGTGACTCTGGGGAACAAAGTTGGCTTCTTGCTCCGACCCTATAACTTCTTTGATGAGGACCCCTCCATCTTCTCCCCTGGCAGCGTCTACTTTGAGAAGGGCCAGGATGCTGGACTCTGCAGTGTCAATCATGTGGCCTGCATCCCCCACCTGGCGGCCTGTGTCCCGGACCTGCCGCCTTTCTCTTACCAAGACTTGTAG
- the PSME3 gene encoding proteasome activator complex subunit 3 isoform X3: MASLLKVDQEVKLKVDSFRERITSEAEDLVANFFPKKLLELDSFLKEPILNIHDLTQIHSDMNLPVPDPILLTNSHDGLDGPTYKKRRLDECEEAFQGTKVFVMPNGMLKSNQQLVDIIEKVKPEIRLLIEKCNTVKMWVQLLIPRIEDGNNFGVSIQEETVAELRTVESEAASYLDQISRYYITRAKLVSKIAKYPHVEDYRRTVTEIDEKEYISLRLIISELRNQYVTLHDMILKNIEKIKRPRSSNAETLY; the protein is encoded by the exons ATGGCCTCGTTGCTGAAGGTGGATCAGGAAGTGAAGCTCAAG gTTGATTCTTTCAGGGAACGGATCACAAGTGAG GCAGAAGACTTGGTGGCaaattttttcccaaagaaattgTTAGAACTTGATAGTTTTTTGAAG GAACCAATCCTAAACATCCATGACCTAACTCAGATCCACTCAGACATGAATCTCCCAGTCCCTGACCCCATTCTTCTCACCAATAGCCATGATGGACTGGACGGT CCCACTTACAAGAAGCGAAGATTGGATGAATGTGAAGAGGCCTTCCAGG GAACCAAGGTGTTCGTGATGCCCAATGGGATGCTAAAAAGCAACCAGCAGCTGGTGGACATTATTGAAAAAGTGAAGCCTGAGATCCGGCTGCTGATCGAGAAATGCAACACG GTCAAAATGTGGGTACAACTCCTGATTCCTAGGATAGAAGATGGGAACAACTTTGGGGTGTCCATTCAG GAGGAGACAGTTGCAGAACTAAGAACTGTTGAGAGTGAAGCTGCATCTTATCTGGACCAGATATCTAG atATTATATTACAAGAGCCAAATTGGTTTCTAAAATAGCTAAATATCCCCATGTG GAGGACTATCGCCGCACCGTGACAGAGATTGATGAGAAAGAATATATCAGCCTTCGGCTCATCATATCAGAGCTAAGGAATCAGTAT GTCACTCTACATGACATGATCCTGAAAAATATCGAGAAGATCAAACGGCCCCGGAGCAGCAATGCAGAGACACTGTACtga
- the PSME3 gene encoding proteasome activator complex subunit 3 isoform X1: MASLLKVDQEVKLKVDSFRERITSEAEDLVANFFPKKLLELDSFLKEPILNIHDLTQIHSDMNLPVPDPILLTNSHDGLDGPTYKKRRLDECEEAFQGTKVFVMPNGMLKSNQQLVDIIEKVKPEIRLLIEKCNTKRPRSSYVYFGLLTLQVKMWVQLLIPRIEDGNNFGVSIQEETVAELRTVESEAASYLDQISRYYITRAKLVSKIAKYPHVEDYRRTVTEIDEKEYISLRLIISELRNQYVTLHDMILKNIEKIKRPRSSNAETLY; encoded by the exons ATGGCCTCGTTGCTGAAGGTGGATCAGGAAGTGAAGCTCAAG gTTGATTCTTTCAGGGAACGGATCACAAGTGAG GCAGAAGACTTGGTGGCaaattttttcccaaagaaattgTTAGAACTTGATAGTTTTTTGAAG GAACCAATCCTAAACATCCATGACCTAACTCAGATCCACTCAGACATGAATCTCCCAGTCCCTGACCCCATTCTTCTCACCAATAGCCATGATGGACTGGACGGT CCCACTTACAAGAAGCGAAGATTGGATGAATGTGAAGAGGCCTTCCAGG GAACCAAGGTGTTCGTGATGCCCAATGGGATGCTAAAAAGCAACCAGCAGCTGGTGGACATTATTGAAAAAGTGAAGCCTGAGATCCGGCTGCTGATCGAGAAATGCAACACG AAAAGGCCAAGGTCCTCATATGTATATTTTGGTCTCCTCACTCTCCAGGTCAAAATGTGGGTACAACTCCTGATTCCTAGGATAGAAGATGGGAACAACTTTGGGGTGTCCATTCAG GAGGAGACAGTTGCAGAACTAAGAACTGTTGAGAGTGAAGCTGCATCTTATCTGGACCAGATATCTAG atATTATATTACAAGAGCCAAATTGGTTTCTAAAATAGCTAAATATCCCCATGTG GAGGACTATCGCCGCACCGTGACAGAGATTGATGAGAAAGAATATATCAGCCTTCGGCTCATCATATCAGAGCTAAGGAATCAGTAT GTCACTCTACATGACATGATCCTGAAAAATATCGAGAAGATCAAACGGCCCCGGAGCAGCAATGCAGAGACACTGTACtga
- the PSME3 gene encoding proteasome activator complex subunit 3 isoform X2 — protein MEKWILRKRKYLQSGGLSASHYDYKVDSFRERITSEAEDLVANFFPKKLLELDSFLKEPILNIHDLTQIHSDMNLPVPDPILLTNSHDGLDGPTYKKRRLDECEEAFQGTKVFVMPNGMLKSNQQLVDIIEKVKPEIRLLIEKCNTVKMWVQLLIPRIEDGNNFGVSIQEETVAELRTVESEAASYLDQISRYYITRAKLVSKIAKYPHVEDYRRTVTEIDEKEYISLRLIISELRNQYVTLHDMILKNIEKIKRPRSSNAETLY, from the exons ATGGAGAAATGGAtcctcagaaaaagaaagtatttgcagTCTGGGGGCCTCTCAGCTTCTCATTACGATTACAAG gTTGATTCTTTCAGGGAACGGATCACAAGTGAG GCAGAAGACTTGGTGGCaaattttttcccaaagaaattgTTAGAACTTGATAGTTTTTTGAAG GAACCAATCCTAAACATCCATGACCTAACTCAGATCCACTCAGACATGAATCTCCCAGTCCCTGACCCCATTCTTCTCACCAATAGCCATGATGGACTGGACGGT CCCACTTACAAGAAGCGAAGATTGGATGAATGTGAAGAGGCCTTCCAGG GAACCAAGGTGTTCGTGATGCCCAATGGGATGCTAAAAAGCAACCAGCAGCTGGTGGACATTATTGAAAAAGTGAAGCCTGAGATCCGGCTGCTGATCGAGAAATGCAACACG GTCAAAATGTGGGTACAACTCCTGATTCCTAGGATAGAAGATGGGAACAACTTTGGGGTGTCCATTCAG GAGGAGACAGTTGCAGAACTAAGAACTGTTGAGAGTGAAGCTGCATCTTATCTGGACCAGATATCTAG atATTATATTACAAGAGCCAAATTGGTTTCTAAAATAGCTAAATATCCCCATGTG GAGGACTATCGCCGCACCGTGACAGAGATTGATGAGAAAGAATATATCAGCCTTCGGCTCATCATATCAGAGCTAAGGAATCAGTAT GTCACTCTACATGACATGATCCTGAAAAATATCGAGAAGATCAAACGGCCCCGGAGCAGCAATGCAGAGACACTGTACtga